A region from the Canis lupus dingo isolate Sandy chromosome 9, ASM325472v2, whole genome shotgun sequence genome encodes:
- the LOC112677340 gene encoding orexigenic neuropeptide QRFP yields the protein MISPRSLSCLVLLPLGACFPLLDREEPVAAMSGVGGEMSWANLPGGHRAPLPRGSSRWLRAPHPHGLLVTAKELQMSGRQRAGFRFRFGRQDDGSEATGFLPADGEKAHGPLGTLAEELSSYSRKKGGFSFRFGRR from the coding sequence ATGATAAGCCCTCGGTCCCTGTCGTGCCTTGTCCTCCTGCCACTGGGTGCCTGCTTTCCTCTACTGGACAGAGAAGAGCCCGTGGCAGCCATGAGTGGTGTCGGAGGCGAGATGAGCTGGGCCAACCTGCCCGGGGGGCACCGCGCCCCCCTCCCGCGGGGCTCCTCCCGGTGGCTGAGAGCACCACACCCACATGGGCTGCTTGTCACGGCCAAGGAACTGCAGATGTCGGGCCGGCAGCGTGCTGGCTTCAGGTTCCGGTTCGGGAGGCAGGACGACGGCAGCGAGGCGACTGGCTTCCTCCCGGCGGATGGTGAGAAGGCCCACGGCCCGCTGGGGACCCTGGCTGAGGAGCTCAGCAGTTACAGCAGGAAGAAGGGTGGCTTCAGCTTCCGCTTCGGCCGCCGGTGA